One segment of Bacillota bacterium DNA contains the following:
- the truA gene encoding tRNA pseudouridine(38-40) synthase TruA translates to MAGTRKVQPDEDRTVRLMVAYDGTRYHGFQRQRSGLTTIQSELERAIAEVTGEKTAVAGAGRTDAGVHALGQVVSFRTRSRIPDDRWPAALGAHLPADITVVSSEEAPSTFHARFSARSKTYRYMVLAGSTDSPMLAPFCARVRDRLDVPAIARGAETLVGRHDFTSFWAAGSPRSSPVRTVLRLTVEAVVPRLFLPPSAAETGSELVIFTVEADGFLYKMVRNFIGTLLEVGAGRLGPEDVGRILEARDRSMAAPTAPPQGLCLVEVRYS, encoded by the coding sequence GTGGCCGGTACCCGTAAGGTCCAACCGGACGAAGACCGGACCGTCCGGCTGATGGTGGCCTACGACGGTACCCGCTATCACGGCTTTCAACGGCAGCGGAGCGGCCTTACCACCATCCAGAGCGAGCTGGAACGGGCGATCGCCGAGGTCACCGGGGAGAAGACGGCGGTGGCCGGGGCCGGTCGGACCGATGCCGGCGTTCATGCCCTCGGCCAAGTGGTCAGCTTCCGGACGCGGTCCCGGATCCCCGACGACCGGTGGCCAGCAGCCCTGGGGGCCCACCTGCCGGCCGACATCACCGTGGTCTCGTCGGAGGAGGCTCCCTCCACCTTCCACGCCCGCTTTTCGGCCAGGAGCAAGACCTATCGGTACATGGTCCTGGCCGGGTCGACCGACTCGCCGATGCTGGCGCCGTTCTGCGCCCGCGTCCGCGACCGGCTGGATGTGCCGGCCATCGCCCGCGGGGCCGAGACCCTGGTCGGGAGGCACGACTTCACGTCCTTCTGGGCGGCCGGCAGCCCGCGGTCGAGTCCCGTCCGGACGGTGCTGCGCCTGACGGTGGAAGCCGTCGTGCCCCGCCTCTTCCTCCCGCCAAGCGCCGCTGAAACTGGTTCCGAGCTGGTCATTTTCACGGTCGAGGCGGACGGGTTCCTCTACAAGATGGTCCGCAACTTCATCGGTACCCTGCTCGAGGTGGGGGCCGGGCGACTCGGCCCGGAGGACGTCGGCCGGATCCTCGAGGCCAGGGATCGGTCGATGGCCGCGCCCACCGCTCCTCCACAGGGTCTATGCCTCGTAGAGGTGCGCTATTCTTGA